One Lacipirellulaceae bacterium DNA window includes the following coding sequences:
- a CDS encoding DUF2309 domain-containing protein, protein MSAVESLPQAKNSSVAETTPRQVSFFETTEMISQLEELLSRVEEIIAPVWPLQDYVAINPYGGLADRQFAEARNYLQSFSKCETLMPLAYYSKLFQQGKIKAIHIEEAIKELHNSGSDHKVTVEDLISKLLDAGVAAEEVESTTAPSTIAEYVSLRSELDWNEVITNEISKHCSAHYDQGQSTWQSPWKEMSLFLAWRSAAEHDRNVEVLGLKDFRTFVESIPHTPDAAIVHCLEKMRVPEHLWEGVLLRMAYSIPGWCAWAKYQDQSQSNQTSGDLHGVLAIRLAFEAALGEAFSLQFDWQTNVDREPAERQLTDERLVLLRASELAFRGKLVDGLLDGGIESKRVKQSRKLAQLVFCIDVRSERIRRHLEAQSAAIETFGFAGFFAMPIEFVPLGAESGSANVPVLLQPQFRLREGLDSVDPALEAEVIAKRQEIRSFRKLWKSFQSSAVSCFSFVETAGLLFAGKLFKGALGWKQSRSDAKFDGIDSDQQYHLAPTLRDLNHQGITTSKQVDLAHGMLKNLGLEKNFARLVAFCGHACQTENNPLAAGLDCGACGGHSGEPNARMAALLLNQPYIRQELAKRGVEIPSDTWFLGGLHNTTTDAISYFDLDQLPETHQIDYEELVRYSEAATHATRIERLPIVDSQSLAGLAKRATDWSEVRPEWGLAGNAAFIIAPRSHTKNLDLDGRSFLHSYDHQDDPNGEVLENIMTAPMIVAHLINMQYYASTVDQKHFGSGTKTIHNVVGKFGILSGNSGDLMTGLPWQSLHSGENYQHEPMRLQAVIAAPLESIDRIINKQSSLAALLENQWLHLIAIDDEGIHRYLPSGDWQLLKEGTRSLEGDSSRNAGKQTSEELALN, encoded by the coding sequence ATGTCAGCAGTCGAATCTCTACCGCAAGCCAAGAACTCCTCAGTCGCTGAGACAACGCCGCGACAAGTGTCGTTTTTCGAAACGACCGAAATGATCTCTCAGCTAGAGGAATTGCTCAGCCGCGTCGAGGAGATTATCGCTCCGGTCTGGCCACTGCAAGACTACGTTGCGATTAATCCTTATGGCGGCTTGGCAGACCGACAATTCGCAGAAGCTCGAAACTACCTACAGAGCTTCTCGAAGTGTGAAACCCTGATGCCGCTAGCGTACTATTCGAAGCTCTTCCAACAAGGGAAGATCAAGGCCATTCACATTGAAGAGGCTATTAAGGAACTCCACAACTCGGGCTCAGATCACAAAGTCACGGTCGAGGATTTGATCAGCAAGCTGCTCGATGCAGGAGTTGCCGCAGAGGAAGTCGAATCGACCACAGCACCATCGACAATAGCGGAATATGTCTCACTCCGCTCGGAGTTGGACTGGAACGAGGTTATCACCAACGAGATTTCCAAACACTGTTCTGCCCACTACGACCAAGGGCAGTCCACCTGGCAGAGCCCCTGGAAGGAGATGTCGCTCTTTTTGGCATGGCGATCTGCAGCGGAGCATGACCGCAACGTCGAAGTTCTTGGGCTTAAGGATTTCCGCACGTTTGTCGAGTCAATCCCCCATACCCCTGATGCGGCGATTGTGCACTGCTTAGAGAAGATGCGAGTGCCCGAGCATCTTTGGGAAGGTGTGCTGCTCAGGATGGCCTATTCCATTCCCGGCTGGTGTGCGTGGGCGAAGTATCAAGATCAGTCGCAGTCGAATCAAACTTCAGGCGACCTGCACGGTGTCCTAGCCATTCGTTTAGCATTCGAGGCAGCCCTCGGTGAAGCGTTCTCGCTTCAATTCGATTGGCAAACCAACGTCGACCGCGAACCAGCCGAAAGACAGCTCACTGACGAGCGACTCGTACTTCTGAGGGCCAGCGAGCTGGCCTTCCGAGGCAAGCTTGTTGATGGCCTGCTCGATGGGGGAATCGAAAGTAAGCGTGTCAAGCAAAGTAGAAAGCTGGCTCAATTGGTGTTCTGCATAGATGTTCGGTCCGAGCGCATTAGGCGTCATCTTGAAGCACAGTCGGCCGCTATCGAAACGTTCGGCTTCGCTGGCTTCTTTGCGATGCCTATCGAATTCGTCCCGCTCGGAGCCGAATCAGGCAGTGCCAACGTGCCCGTGTTGCTTCAGCCGCAGTTCCGACTTCGAGAGGGGCTCGATTCGGTTGACCCGGCGCTCGAGGCCGAGGTGATCGCGAAGCGTCAGGAGATCCGATCCTTTAGGAAACTTTGGAAGTCGTTCCAGTCATCGGCCGTTAGTTGTTTCTCGTTTGTAGAAACTGCCGGATTGCTCTTTGCCGGCAAGCTCTTCAAGGGAGCACTTGGTTGGAAGCAATCGCGATCGGACGCAAAGTTCGACGGCATAGACTCCGACCAGCAATACCACCTTGCACCGACTTTACGCGACTTGAACCACCAGGGCATCACCACCAGTAAGCAAGTCGATCTGGCTCACGGCATGCTGAAGAATCTTGGACTGGAGAAAAACTTCGCTAGGCTCGTCGCTTTCTGTGGTCACGCCTGTCAAACCGAGAACAACCCGCTTGCCGCGGGCTTGGATTGCGGTGCTTGTGGCGGTCATTCTGGCGAGCCTAACGCCCGGATGGCAGCACTGTTGCTCAACCAGCCGTACATTCGTCAGGAGTTGGCGAAGCGGGGCGTTGAGATCCCAAGTGATACTTGGTTCTTGGGCGGTCTTCACAACACGACGACCGACGCAATTTCCTATTTTGATCTCGATCAACTCCCCGAAACGCATCAGATCGACTACGAAGAGCTCGTCCGATATTCCGAAGCAGCTACGCATGCGACGCGGATTGAACGTCTTCCAATCGTGGACAGCCAGTCGCTGGCAGGATTGGCCAAGCGAGCAACGGACTGGTCGGAAGTGCGACCGGAGTGGGGCTTGGCAGGGAACGCGGCATTTATCATTGCCCCGCGATCTCATACAAAAAACCTTGATCTTGATGGTCGCTCATTCCTTCACAGTTACGACCATCAGGACGACCCCAACGGTGAAGTCTTAGAGAACATCATGACGGCTCCGATGATCGTTGCACATCTGATCAATATGCAGTACTACGCATCGACCGTAGACCAGAAGCACTTTGGGAGCGGAACCAAGACGATCCACAACGTCGTCGGGAAGTTCGGAATCCTCTCCGGCAACAGTGGCGATTTGATGACGGGACTGCCATGGCAGTCGCTTCATTCTGGCGAGAACTATCAGCATGAGCCAATGCGATTGCAAGCAGTCATTGCTGCTCCGCTAGAGTCGATTGACCGTATCATCAACAAGCAAAGTTCGCTGGCTGCTTTGCTTGAGAATCAGTGGCTCCACCTGATTGCCATTGATGACGAAGGCATCCACCGGTACCTGCCATCTGGAGATTGGCAGCTGCTCAAGGAGGGGACGCGCTCGCTTGAAGGAGACTCCTCTCGGAATGCCGGGAAGCAAACCTCAGAAGAGTTGGCCTTGAATTAG
- a CDS encoding LysR substrate-binding domain-containing protein, producing the protein MATKYEKQFPESLDGAPMLLPPHSVTLRRQLEQWFEEQEILPDTVHEFEDSAVIKIFGQAGHGLFISPTAIEKDVCRRYSVEIVGRLDEVKERFYAISVERRLKHPALMAISEAAKGDFL; encoded by the coding sequence CTGGCAACCAAATATGAGAAGCAATTCCCTGAGTCGCTCGACGGTGCGCCGATGCTACTTCCGCCGCACAGCGTCACACTCCGGAGACAACTTGAACAGTGGTTTGAAGAGCAGGAAATTCTCCCTGATACCGTTCATGAATTCGAAGACAGCGCGGTGATCAAGATCTTCGGACAAGCGGGCCACGGGCTCTTCATTTCGCCGACTGCGATCGAGAAAGATGTCTGCCGACGTTACTCGGTTGAGATTGTTGGGCGGCTAGACGAAGTCAAAGAGCGATTCTATGCCATCTCCGTAGAACGACGCCTGAAGCACCCTGCTCTGATGGCTATCTCAGAGGCCGCGAAGGGGGATTTCTTGTAG
- a CDS encoding chemotaxis protein CheB, whose product MIENEEHATSGKILEEPSQERLLTIVGLGASAGGLNALERFFDNVLPCDSLAYVVVQHLSPDFKSLMGELLSRHTTLDIQRVEDGMRVEANTVYLIPPKKEMVLSDGKLLLSDLNPDAKPSLPIDTFFRSLAIDCRENAVGIILSGTGSDGSRGVQAIKEQGGLVLVQEPETASFDGMPLAAIDSGSAHRIFSPQAMPMELLRHVRDPRANDGISPEVLPEDALKTVFRLLHEQYDIDFSHYKAATVLRRIERRLDLLGVDNLEAYVQQLPSDHQELSALYGDLLIGVTRFFRDSEAFDLLERSILPEIVQTTGDIEEIRVWISACATGEEAYSIAILLHECVRENGRKNKVKIFATDVHQDSLEFASQGFYPEELLSHVSQERLDRYFTKENGGWRVSPELRKMIVFAKHNTIKDAPFTKIDLVTCRNFLIYLKPSAQKKALSLFHFALKQGRFLFLGPSETCGELNHKFSDVDQHWRIYRKKRDVRLVPEARLPVPSTGLPQTRIQPARKLIQDDAVTQAGRPLLKAYDILLEKYVPSGFLINERLELLHVFSGAGRFLKLSDGRPSSNLRDCLGLGLRGAVTSAVQKSIKNSEAVKHDCVALIDSRELQLTVEVTPLQEGLDPVSHYLVQISPRSAAATELKALPAPNGTSVPSQVVDEPTRTRIATLEQELLYSRETLQANTEEMETTNEELQATNEELVASNEELQSTNEELHSVNEELYTVNAEHQRKIQELMVMTDDMNNLFRSTEVGTLFLDRNLCIRKITPKITETFSILPQDVGRRINGFTHSLRYEKVFEDVEYVLRSEDSIQREVRDNQGRWFLMRILPYRADSGVDGVVLSLIDISMQKEREFQLVMMSKVFLDAGDPKIVEDFSGRILNVNNAMTRIFGWSRDELLGEETLSVIPSKHHQKIAELRQECRNTGSVRDIELTHKHKSGESTDISLTLTLLSNESGEPVAIAWMSKDISRRKRAEEERQNYSTQLEQTNQKLRDTVDRLLTAEKNAVEEATRREEFLAMLSHELRNPMGALLNATHVLQRRFKKESSKGPIQIIQRQAQHVGRLLDDLLDVSRVSRGKIETRPVVLDLCSLINDAKEVVAPLMNNRKHTFSIESAKEPLLIEGDRIRLLQVIENLLVNAAKYTPDGGQITLSLGRKHDQAIVEVADNGIGIEPHMLDGIFDLFVQSKTGEDSGGGMGVGLTLVRQLVELHGGTVKAASEGLGKGSTFSVLLPITDKPLEQTPTPARPKTLRKPEETDILLVEDNQDARQMLEEVLQLEGYRVRTASDGKEALAIIDEKVPNVAIVDIGLPEVDGYEIARAVRQKNENQSVRLVALTGYGRESDRVAIKQAGFDKHLVKPVNPEVLSSILLEL is encoded by the coding sequence ATGATCGAGAACGAAGAACATGCGACCAGTGGCAAGATCCTGGAGGAACCTTCGCAGGAAAGGCTCTTAACGATCGTCGGCCTGGGGGCTTCGGCTGGTGGTTTGAATGCGCTTGAGCGTTTTTTCGACAACGTGCTGCCGTGCGATAGCTTAGCCTATGTTGTTGTGCAGCATCTTTCGCCGGACTTCAAGAGCCTCATGGGAGAGCTGTTGTCCCGCCATACGACACTCGATATTCAGCGGGTCGAAGATGGGATGCGAGTCGAAGCCAATACGGTCTACCTGATTCCCCCAAAGAAAGAGATGGTTTTGTCGGACGGCAAACTCTTGCTCAGCGATCTGAATCCAGACGCGAAACCTTCGTTGCCTATTGATACGTTTTTCCGCTCACTCGCGATCGACTGCAGAGAAAACGCGGTTGGCATCATCCTTTCAGGGACTGGCAGCGATGGATCACGCGGAGTTCAAGCGATCAAAGAGCAGGGTGGCCTTGTGCTTGTTCAAGAGCCCGAAACGGCAAGTTTTGATGGGATGCCACTGGCCGCGATTGATTCCGGTTCAGCCCATCGCATCTTTTCTCCGCAGGCCATGCCGATGGAGCTCCTGCGGCATGTTCGCGATCCGAGGGCTAACGACGGCATTAGCCCCGAAGTCCTTCCGGAAGACGCATTGAAAACCGTGTTTCGGTTGTTGCATGAGCAATATGACATTGATTTCTCTCACTACAAAGCGGCCACCGTCTTGCGACGCATCGAACGTCGTCTCGATTTGCTTGGAGTCGATAACCTCGAGGCCTACGTCCAACAGCTTCCTAGTGATCACCAGGAACTCAGTGCTCTGTACGGCGACTTGTTGATTGGTGTGACGCGATTCTTCCGCGACAGTGAGGCCTTCGACCTTCTTGAGAGAAGTATCCTCCCGGAAATCGTGCAGACGACAGGCGACATCGAAGAGATCAGAGTCTGGATATCCGCATGTGCGACGGGTGAGGAAGCTTACTCAATCGCGATTCTTTTGCACGAATGTGTGCGCGAGAATGGCCGCAAAAATAAAGTCAAGATCTTCGCAACCGACGTGCATCAAGACTCTTTAGAGTTTGCTAGCCAGGGGTTTTACCCTGAGGAACTCTTGTCGCATGTCTCGCAGGAACGACTTGATCGATACTTCACGAAGGAGAACGGCGGGTGGCGAGTGAGCCCCGAGTTGCGAAAAATGATCGTGTTTGCGAAGCACAATACAATCAAAGACGCGCCATTTACAAAGATTGATTTGGTCACCTGCCGCAACTTCCTCATCTATTTGAAGCCCTCAGCGCAGAAAAAGGCGCTGTCGCTCTTTCACTTCGCACTGAAACAAGGCCGCTTCCTGTTTCTCGGACCCAGTGAGACTTGCGGAGAGCTCAATCACAAATTCTCTGACGTTGACCAGCATTGGCGAATCTACAGGAAGAAACGGGACGTGCGCCTGGTGCCCGAGGCTCGACTTCCTGTCCCCTCAACAGGTCTTCCGCAAACCAGGATCCAGCCCGCCAGAAAACTCATCCAGGATGACGCGGTGACCCAGGCGGGCCGACCGCTGTTAAAAGCCTACGACATCCTGTTGGAAAAATACGTTCCCTCGGGCTTCCTGATCAACGAGCGACTCGAACTATTGCATGTCTTTTCTGGCGCGGGACGTTTTCTCAAACTTTCGGACGGTCGCCCTTCAAGCAATCTCCGCGATTGCCTGGGACTCGGTTTGAGGGGAGCCGTGACTAGCGCCGTCCAAAAGTCCATCAAAAACTCGGAGGCCGTCAAACACGATTGCGTCGCGCTGATCGACAGTCGCGAACTTCAGCTCACCGTTGAGGTGACGCCCTTGCAAGAAGGACTCGACCCTGTCAGCCATTACTTAGTTCAAATCTCACCCAGAAGTGCGGCGGCCACCGAACTGAAGGCCCTCCCTGCACCTAACGGAACGAGTGTGCCGAGCCAAGTTGTGGATGAGCCGACAAGGACGAGAATCGCTACTTTGGAACAAGAGCTTCTGTACTCGCGTGAGACATTGCAAGCGAATACCGAGGAGATGGAGACCACCAATGAGGAGCTACAAGCAACCAACGAGGAACTTGTCGCTTCGAATGAAGAACTTCAAAGCACGAATGAGGAATTGCACTCAGTCAACGAAGAGCTCTACACGGTCAATGCCGAGCACCAGCGAAAAATCCAAGAATTGATGGTGATGACTGATGACATGAACAACCTGTTCCGTAGCACGGAGGTTGGCACGCTGTTTCTCGACCGGAACCTCTGCATCAGAAAAATCACTCCGAAGATTACCGAAACCTTTAGTATCCTCCCGCAGGATGTCGGACGTCGCATCAATGGTTTCACACACAGCCTGCGTTACGAAAAAGTGTTTGAGGATGTCGAGTATGTGCTTCGTTCGGAAGACTCTATCCAGCGAGAAGTCCGCGACAACCAGGGGCGATGGTTCTTGATGCGCATCTTGCCCTACCGGGCTGATAGCGGAGTTGATGGCGTCGTCCTTTCGCTGATTGATATCTCCATGCAGAAGGAACGCGAGTTTCAGCTCGTGATGATGTCGAAAGTCTTCCTCGATGCAGGCGACCCCAAGATAGTCGAAGACTTCTCTGGGCGAATCCTTAACGTGAATAACGCGATGACCCGAATTTTTGGCTGGTCTCGTGATGAACTGCTCGGCGAAGAAACGCTCTCGGTGATTCCTAGCAAGCACCATCAGAAGATCGCCGAGTTGCGCCAGGAGTGTCGCAACACAGGATCCGTCAGGGATATCGAGCTGACGCATAAACATAAATCGGGAGAGTCCACCGACATCAGCCTCACGCTGACCCTACTATCGAATGAATCCGGAGAGCCCGTGGCGATTGCCTGGATGTCCAAGGACATTTCCCGTCGAAAACGGGCGGAAGAGGAACGCCAGAACTACTCAACACAGCTTGAGCAAACCAATCAAAAGCTACGTGATACGGTCGATCGTCTCCTCACCGCTGAAAAAAATGCGGTGGAAGAGGCGACCCGACGCGAAGAGTTTCTGGCAATGCTATCGCACGAACTGCGAAACCCCATGGGTGCGCTTCTTAATGCGACACACGTTCTACAGCGTCGCTTCAAGAAGGAAAGCTCCAAAGGACCGATCCAGATTATTCAGCGTCAAGCACAGCACGTTGGGAGGTTGCTTGACGATCTGCTTGATGTGTCTCGCGTCAGTCGAGGAAAGATTGAAACCCGTCCTGTCGTTCTCGACCTTTGCTCGCTGATTAACGATGCCAAGGAAGTCGTTGCTCCTTTAATGAACAACCGAAAGCATACGTTTTCGATCGAATCCGCGAAGGAACCCCTGCTGATCGAAGGTGATAGAATACGCTTGCTGCAAGTCATCGAGAACTTACTCGTGAACGCAGCAAAGTACACTCCCGACGGAGGTCAGATCACGCTTTCTTTAGGACGCAAACACGATCAAGCGATCGTTGAAGTTGCCGACAACGGCATTGGCATCGAACCACACATGTTGGATGGTATCTTCGACTTGTTTGTCCAATCCAAGACTGGTGAAGATTCTGGCGGTGGAATGGGGGTTGGGCTGACGCTTGTCAGGCAACTCGTTGAGCTGCATGGAGGAACGGTGAAAGCAGCCAGTGAAGGCCTTGGAAAAGGAAGCACCTTCTCCGTACTGTTGCCAATCACTGACAAGCCTTTAGAGCAAACTCCTACGCCTGCTCGTCCGAAGACTCTTCGTAAGCCGGAAGAGACCGATATCCTCCTTGTGGAAGACAACCAAGATGCGAGGCAGATGCTGGAAGAAGTTCTCCAACTGGAAGGGTATCGCGTTCGCACCGCGAGCGACGGCAAAGAGGCGCTAGCGATAATTGACGAGAAGGTGCCCAACGTGGCCATTGTTGACATCGGGTTACCCGAAGTCGACGGGTACGAAATCGCTCGCGCCGTAAGGCAAAAGAACGAGAATCAATCGGTCCGCCTCGTGGCGCTGACGGGCTATGGCCGCGAATCAGATCGCGTGGCAATTAAGCAGGCTGGCTTCGATAAGCACCTCGTGAAGCCCGTCAATCCTGAAGTCTTAAGCAGCATTCTTCTCGAACTGTAA
- a CDS encoding SLC13 family permease: protein MHRAATRYAARRILGQLPPAAWKSLTTTFVCLGVAFAISGLPTYEGLSSEGVRALFILLLCAGLWVTEAMPAFSVSLLAIGLEVALLGDSASKNGDWEKYLATWGSPLIWLFFGGFVLAAAAKKTGLDLWMASQVLRRLGDRPAIVLLGLMIVTVVLSMFLSNTATATMMVAVLSPMLVSSKREAPYPRALLLGIAMAANVGGMGTIIGTPPNAIAAAALTSGHEVNFAQWMVYGIPPATIMLAIAWGYLIYAHLPEGSFSPSDSAQLDKATVSSSVPRLQQAIVILAFSVTILLWMTSPLHGLPTTVVSLIPICLLTATGVLEGNDIRGLSWDVLLLIAGGLSLGVAVSDTGLASWLVAQLPFEGMSALVMTLAIAYVTIVLSNLMSNTATANLILPIFLVLIGSREHLAIPVALSASAAMCLPISTPPNAIVYGTNRLRSADLLRAGLLIGLVAPPITLAWVTIVTTVTKW, encoded by the coding sequence ATGCATCGCGCTGCCACTCGGTATGCCGCTAGACGAATTCTAGGGCAACTCCCTCCTGCTGCTTGGAAGTCTCTGACGACCACATTCGTTTGCCTCGGTGTGGCCTTCGCGATTAGCGGACTACCCACTTATGAGGGACTTTCTTCTGAGGGCGTAAGGGCACTGTTCATTCTGCTATTGTGCGCGGGGCTCTGGGTCACGGAAGCCATGCCCGCGTTTTCCGTAAGTCTGCTGGCGATCGGATTGGAGGTTGCTTTGCTGGGCGACTCTGCAAGCAAGAATGGCGACTGGGAGAAATACTTGGCGACTTGGGGAAGCCCTCTCATCTGGCTTTTCTTTGGTGGCTTTGTGCTAGCCGCTGCGGCAAAGAAGACCGGCTTAGATCTCTGGATGGCTTCACAGGTGCTTCGTCGGCTGGGTGATCGTCCCGCGATTGTTTTGCTGGGACTTATGATCGTTACCGTCGTGCTGTCGATGTTCCTTTCGAATACTGCCACGGCAACCATGATGGTTGCCGTGTTGAGCCCCATGCTCGTGAGTTCGAAAAGAGAAGCTCCGTATCCACGCGCGTTACTTCTCGGTATCGCGATGGCAGCCAACGTTGGAGGAATGGGCACGATCATTGGGACGCCACCCAACGCTATCGCGGCCGCAGCTTTGACCAGTGGGCACGAGGTCAATTTCGCTCAATGGATGGTCTATGGAATTCCACCTGCTACTATTATGCTGGCCATTGCGTGGGGTTATCTTATCTACGCCCATCTTCCCGAGGGAAGCTTTTCGCCGAGTGATTCAGCGCAACTCGATAAGGCCACCGTTAGCTCAAGCGTCCCCCGACTTCAGCAGGCGATCGTTATTCTCGCCTTCTCCGTCACGATTCTACTTTGGATGACGAGCCCTCTCCATGGCTTACCCACAACCGTCGTTTCGCTGATTCCCATCTGCCTACTGACTGCAACGGGCGTTCTGGAAGGCAATGACATTCGAGGTCTTTCGTGGGATGTCCTCTTACTAATTGCAGGCGGCCTATCATTGGGAGTTGCCGTCAGCGACACCGGGCTTGCGAGTTGGCTGGTCGCTCAGTTGCCTTTTGAAGGGATGAGCGCTCTGGTAATGACTTTGGCGATCGCTTATGTGACGATTGTCCTCTCGAATTTGATGAGTAACACGGCTACCGCCAATTTGATTTTGCCGATCTTTCTTGTGCTGATTGGGAGCCGAGAACACTTGGCGATTCCCGTAGCTCTGTCCGCTTCAGCCGCCATGTGCTTGCCGATTTCAACTCCCCCCAACGCCATTGTCTACGGAACGAATCGACTTAGGAGTGCCGACCTCTTACGAGCTGGACTGTTGATCGGGCTGGTCGCTCCTCCGATTACGCTCGCGTGGGTGACGATTGTCACCACAGTGACGAAGTGGTGA
- a CDS encoding MarR family transcriptional regulator produces the protein MGKAAAKRASTGESKKKSTTAPKKPPSVATESGKTWTFLTNHAHVLIALNAQPDLVLREVARLVGITERAVQRIVQDLEEEGFLRREKIGRKNHYEVVTDEPLRHPIESHRQIGDLLKLITG, from the coding sequence ATGGGTAAAGCAGCAGCGAAACGCGCTTCGACGGGTGAATCCAAGAAGAAGAGCACCACGGCACCGAAAAAGCCCCCGTCTGTGGCGACGGAGTCTGGAAAAACTTGGACTTTTCTGACCAATCATGCGCACGTTTTAATTGCACTAAACGCTCAGCCTGATCTCGTGCTGAGAGAAGTTGCCCGCCTCGTGGGGATTACCGAAAGGGCCGTGCAGAGAATCGTCCAAGACCTGGAAGAGGAAGGATTTCTGCGACGTGAGAAGATCGGCCGCAAAAACCACTATGAGGTCGTGACGGATGAACCACTGCGTCATCCGATCGAGTCCCACCGACAAATCGGCGATCTCCTGAAGTTGATTACCGGCTGA
- a CDS encoding proton-conducting transporter membrane subunit translates to MHEFLALLISLTALCLIGFAGVPNSVANRSSGRFRQLVTWIAALQAVAAGLICVGLATGFTSTISAEFLSLGETGLATLSVYYDGVASLMLALVAFIGWIICKYSIRYLDGEANQGRYFRWASFTIGAVSLMVVSGNLLLFFACWVMTSLGLHQLLMHYGERPAARRAAWSKFTVSRLGDVALLGGFTILYSQFGTLNFSELFAAIQQQSVPPSDASTWASFLLIVGAITKSAQVPFHTWLPQTMETPTPVSALMHAGIVNAGGYLIIRTSPIVSLAPTALVILAIFGAVTACYAAVVMLTQTSVKKSLAYSTVAQMGFMMLQCGLGAFSAAMLHIIAHSLYKAHAFLTSGSVLSQQAATLGAKVNSKKPSWFKVAGIGLATLLILDISLAIFAVDPIAKPGGLLLGGVLCLAMTSWLSQVMRAENSRLLYYAMGVTVSLCLAYAASYSVVDSIVAESLPSTALLASGWFLPAMILTGFAGLFLLQASVSSIAQSKRWRAFYVHASNGFYLESLLRRLATQ, encoded by the coding sequence ATGCATGAATTTCTCGCCCTTTTGATCAGTCTTACCGCCCTCTGCCTCATTGGCTTCGCAGGAGTTCCCAATTCGGTGGCCAACCGTTCCTCGGGCCGTTTCCGTCAGTTAGTGACTTGGATCGCAGCCTTGCAGGCGGTCGCAGCAGGTCTGATTTGTGTTGGGCTAGCGACGGGTTTCACTTCCACGATCAGTGCTGAGTTTTTATCCCTTGGGGAGACAGGTCTTGCGACATTGTCGGTTTACTACGATGGCGTTGCCAGCCTCATGCTTGCTTTGGTCGCTTTCATTGGTTGGATTATCTGCAAATACTCGATTCGCTATCTCGATGGAGAAGCGAATCAAGGCCGGTACTTCCGGTGGGCGAGTTTTACTATCGGTGCCGTTTCGCTGATGGTTGTTTCCGGCAACTTGCTCTTGTTCTTTGCTTGTTGGGTCATGACGAGCCTCGGGTTGCACCAGCTCTTGATGCACTATGGCGAGCGACCAGCGGCAAGGCGAGCGGCCTGGAGCAAATTCACGGTTAGCCGTCTCGGGGACGTCGCGCTCTTAGGCGGTTTCACCATCCTCTACAGCCAATTTGGCACCCTGAATTTCAGTGAACTTTTCGCCGCGATTCAGCAGCAATCGGTACCACCAAGCGATGCGTCGACTTGGGCTAGCTTTCTGCTGATCGTCGGCGCGATCACGAAGTCAGCACAAGTACCATTTCATACTTGGCTGCCTCAGACGATGGAAACTCCCACACCAGTTTCTGCACTTATGCATGCCGGGATTGTCAATGCAGGAGGTTACTTGATCATCCGCACAAGCCCCATCGTTTCGCTTGCTCCCACCGCGTTGGTAATTCTAGCAATCTTTGGTGCGGTCACCGCATGTTATGCAGCAGTGGTGATGCTGACCCAGACGAGTGTGAAGAAGTCGTTAGCTTACTCAACTGTGGCGCAGATGGGTTTCATGATGCTGCAATGCGGACTAGGTGCTTTTTCGGCTGCCATGCTGCACATCATCGCACACTCGCTCTACAAGGCTCACGCCTTTTTAACCAGCGGCAGCGTGCTTTCTCAGCAGGCGGCTACGCTTGGGGCGAAAGTTAATTCGAAGAAACCCTCCTGGTTCAAAGTCGCTGGAATCGGCTTGGCGACGCTCCTAATTCTAGATATCTCACTCGCCATTTTCGCGGTTGACCCGATTGCTAAGCCGGGCGGGCTACTGCTGGGCGGAGTTCTATGCCTCGCGATGACGAGTTGGCTAAGTCAAGTGATGCGAGCTGAGAACAGCCGTCTGCTCTACTACGCCATGGGCGTTACCGTCTCGCTTTGTCTGGCCTATGCCGCATCCTACTCGGTCGTCGACTCGATCGTTGCTGAAAGCCTGCCTTCTACGGCACTCCTGGCCAGTGGATGGTTCTTGCCAGCAATGATTCTTACTGGGTTCGCCGGGCTCTTTCTCCTGCAAGCGTCGGTTTCCAGTATCGCTCAATCCAAGCGTTGGCGAGCCTTTTACGTGCACGCTTCGAACGGCTTCTATCTCGAAAGCTTGCTCCGTCGCTTGGCAACGCAATAG
- a CDS encoding Rrf2 family transcriptional regulator, with protein sequence MLFSQTAEYALRAVAYLASQPDHFATIPGMSEGIQVNPPYLRKVFDRLRDANIVSTQRGSGGGVVLEIEPDQLTILDIVNAVDPIQRIERCPLGLPDHMELCPLHGELDQAMSQIEEALGRHTIGELLAKRRKKANQCEFPKEQDLYQL encoded by the coding sequence ATTCTGTTTTCACAAACTGCTGAATATGCCCTAAGAGCCGTTGCCTACTTGGCCTCCCAGCCGGATCACTTCGCCACGATTCCCGGGATGTCCGAGGGCATCCAAGTCAATCCGCCCTACTTGCGTAAGGTGTTTGATCGTTTGCGCGACGCGAATATTGTGAGCACTCAGCGAGGCTCAGGAGGTGGGGTCGTCCTCGAGATTGAGCCCGATCAGCTCACGATTCTGGATATTGTCAACGCGGTTGATCCCATCCAGCGAATTGAACGCTGCCCACTCGGTTTGCCTGATCACATGGAACTTTGCCCGCTGCATGGAGAACTCGATCAGGCGATGTCACAGATCGAGGAAGCCCTCGGCCGACACACGATCGGCGAACTGCTGGCAAAGCGTCGCAAAAAGGCGAATCAATGCGAGTTCCCCAAGGAACAAGACCTCTATCAGCTCTGA